In the genome of Diabrotica undecimpunctata isolate CICGRU chromosome 2, icDiaUnde3, whole genome shotgun sequence, the window cacgatatgttttcacaatgtttcaattatacacggtgaaactataaaatattaagaagttaacaataatgtgagattacaaattaagggattaatttgtgattgaacagtatagttttaaaaatatttatatatgccCGTGAAAATACACCGTGACATAAGttggaaaatattaaattacgacatGAATTTGCTTAGATGACAAATTcttcaaataaaataaacgaagaaatcgaatatgactatttaactatttataaacaataaattacGATATTTAGAATTATCGTTATATTTATAAGGAAGGaaaaagaatttaaaagaagTTGTAAAGATaattgaccatggcgtcagaaaaattttcatcGTGTTATACATGAAAGCACATAAAATGGTTCTTTCAGTTTGTAGCccgtatttttatattttgacaaaCGTAACTTACAAAGCACTAAGAGACTTGCTTCAATTTATATACAatggagaagtacaaattagacaagaagatttaaatatcttcattgaaacggccgaattattgcaaatacaaggactcactggagatagaaaagttaacgataataacattatggaaatttcgTGAAGAATATACTTAAAATGTAGAGGATTTTAAGCCAGGTTCTTTACCGTtgacaaagaaacaacaacctataaagaaggaagaacttccttctttataggttgttgtttctttgtcaACGGTAAAGAACCTGGCTTAAAATCCTCTACATTTTAAGTATATTCTTCAcgaaatttccataatgttattatcGTTAACTTTTCTATCTCCAGTGAGTCCTTTTATTAGCAATAATTCGGCCGTTTCAATGAAGATATTTAAATCTTCTTGtctaatttgtacttctccatTGTATATAAATTGAATCAAGTCTCTTAGTGCTTTGTAAGTTACGtttgtcaaaatataaaaatacggGCTACAAACTGAAAGAACCATTTTATGTGCTTTCATGTATAACACgatgaaaatttttctgacgccatggtcaattATCTTTACAActtcttttaaattctttttCCTTCCTTATAAATATAACGATAATTCTAAATATCgtaatttattgtttataaatagttaaatagtcatattcgatttcttcgtttattttatttgaagAATTTGTCATCTAAGCAAATTCatgtcgtaatttaatattttccaaCTTATGTCACGGTGTATTTTCACGggcatatataaatatttttaaaactatactgttcaatcacaaattaatcccttaatttgtaatctcacattattgttaacttcttaatattttatagtttcaccgtgtataattgaaacattgtgaaaacatatcgtgtaatattttaataattagttcacttacctacaacgtaataaattgccgaataatatattttccaattgaacttcctaagtgttacAATTAAGGCCTAGATAAAACTGTATTGTAAACTtatagttcaaagtttgttagtatgatagaagcaataacctctgtgctgaggtataaattatttgtgagattataaattggggatttgagctcattcgAGGGCCGTCTATTGTAGAAAGTTATCTAACCATCATCTTTAGTGTAAttattagtagctgtcaataaaactataatttttactccTACTTACTTTTACTACTTTAACTTCAACGTTTTATTGTatttaccatcgtcgatcgatcgagaagaagcggacaaaggggcattacaaACGATTCGATCCTTATATCTACATTCGAATCTGTCCATTGGTCCTTCGACAAAATATCAAAAGGGCGTTAATTGGATTGGAGCTTCGAAGGAGATGACCCTTAGCGACCTGAATAGCTGTTTCCAAGTTCCGTACAAGATCGACGATCGAATTCGAAGTGtggagaaaagaaaaaataaataaaaataccagaAAGTACCGAAATTAGTGGTAGGGGCCTTACGAGAGCCTTTGATCACCAGAGAACCTAAGTAGCAATCCGTAAGTCTACTGTTCCAGCAGTTTGAGGTGAAAAATCTAGCAGCATCCAGAGATCCAGCTCACCAGATTCAGTTGCAGTTCTAGGAAGGAAGCAGGAACATACAAGTGAACGTCGGGATAAAACTGgaagtttttgaatatttattatcatttagagcagtgcatttttgttataaattaaaaagattattaaataaacttaaacttcaaatttaataatacttaattgaaatattttcattctGCATACATTTTATTCAAAATAGTAATATTTTGTCTACTGCTAATTCAAAGCTAATATCTTgattattttgatattaattatATTCGACAATTTTGATTCTTATAATTTGAAATTCTTAAAACATTTGATTTTCATAATATCGTGACAAATCGTTATTTTTTATACACATTTGAAGTTCATTCAATTCCATATAACCggattttgcatttttttatttatagaatttatttCTCTGGTTACAAGTGATAATATTACATTTGTCAACAAGGTTGTTCATTGCGTTGTTATGTAAGGTAATCTTGCTGAGACTTTGAAAGTTGAATTTAGGTCAAACTTATATACTTACGTAGTCGAAATGCAAAGATTATATACGGAACAAGAAAAACTAGGTCAAGAAATAATTAAGTTTTTAAATCATTTACGAAAATTAAGGAAAGAAAAACGAACGAGAGAATACTTAAATATCAAAAGACAGACACTTGATGAATTGTGGAACGACTTTAAAGATCAAAACACAGAAATTGAAGAAAAGGGTTCTAAAGATGATACATATTTTACATCTAACTTTTACGAACAAGTACAAAAAAGATATGAAAAAACGAAAAAGACTTTAAAGGAGTTTATTAACATTCTATGATATTTTTAAACGTTTGATACATGAGAATAACCTACTATCAAATGTGAAAAAAATGCAGTATCTGAAGACAAGCCTCCGAGGATAAGCAGGTAGAATAATACATTTAAACACAACAGAAGCAAACTACAGTGCTGCCTGGAAAATGTTGCAAGATCGGTACGATAATCCAAGGATGAATCTATTTATATTAATAGACAAGATACTTCAGGCTGCGGAGATAAAAGAAACGTCAGCAAAGGCGCTGAAAACATTACATGATACTCTCCACGAATGCTTAGAAGCCATTAGTGGACTAGGTATAATGACAGAGTCCTACAGCCCTCTTATATCAAGGATAAGCATGTTAAAGTGGGACACAGAAACCAGGAGATTATACGAAACGTCAATTCAAGACAATAGGGACATTCCGACATATAAGTCAACACAGGAATTCCTACAAAGAAGATTCCAGACATTGGAGATGTTGGAAACAGAAAGGAAAGGAACAGATCACAGACAACAGGTAAAGAAGACGATAACCTGTATGGTGTGTCATGAAGAAGATAAATTGTTCAAATGTACAACGTTTCTAAGTCAACAAGTACGTGAAAGAAACAAAATCGTAAAGGAAAAGCAATGGTGCGGTAGATGCCTACTACACAAAAGGGAAGTACCATGTTATTCCTCTTATAGATGTGCAGAATGTGGTGGACAGCACCATTCATTACTACACATGTCAGAAGGTCAGTATGATAACAGAAGgaattctgaaaacagaaggccacaaaacAGACCAAATTCAAGTGGGTCAGAAGGTCAGTATGATAACAGAAGAaattctgaaaacagaaggccacaaaatagaccaAATTCTAGTGGGTTAGAAGGTCAGTATGATAACAGAAGAaattctgaaaacagaaggccTAAACTAAACCCAATTCTAGTGGGACCAGAGATGACAACAGTTACAACGGATCGTCAAGGAGACAAGAGAATACCGTGAGCTGTTTAAGTCATCAGAATGAAGAAGTGCTACTTGCAACGGCATTAGTACGAGTAAGAGACCCTAAAGGAAGCTCACAATTGATGAAAGCATTGATTGACCAAGGCTCGCAGTCATCATTCATTACGGAGCAGGCCGCTACAGGTCtaggaataaaaagaaaggcTGTCTACGCTCAGATATCTGGAATTGGTAATGAAGACCAAAGGACGTCAGAATGGAGCGTAATATTAAACTTAGAGGCTCATTTCGAAAATGAATTTGAAATGAAGGTCGAAGCACTTAtactacgaaaaataacaaaaaatctaACGGAGAAGAAGATACAGATGAAAGAAAGAAACCATAGGAACTTAGTCCTGGCGGatccaaattttaataaaacaggtTCAATAGATATTCTATTAGGAGGCAAAGAATATAGTTTGATGTACTGTAGTAGATCGAACAAAAGATGGTTTGCTCACCCAAAATACAAAATTGGGTTGGATAATGCCAGGGATAGCACAGCAAGAGAATATCAATAATATACAAGCAGTCAGCATGAAATCTAGGCGACAAATGGATGAACAAATAAACAAATACTGGGAGTTagaaataaatggtatcacccttcagagttcccaaagcttcatatacctgggcagagaactaaatagtcaactagaccactcaaaagaaattagaagacgcattgaaatagcaagatctggtttcatgaatatacgtaaaatgctctgtaaccccaagctatcagtctcaataagattgagaacactaaagtgttatgtgtggtctctattactatatggctgtgacacctggacattaaaacagtatgacgtcaacaaattaaattcatttgaaatctaaatcaaaattagaaagacgtcatatctaggacacataatgcgccatagggaatttgagcagctccaagtcatattagaaggcaagattgaaggtaaaaggggcataggacggaAGAAAAAATCTtagctacgaaacatcagagattgaacccacacaaaaggaaatgaattaatccatcaagcccagaatagagagaaatttgccatattgatcgccaacctcaacagagaaggcacttaggaggaggaggggAGTTAGAAGAAGTAGATCAAAGCAATGCTCTTTTAGTAGAAGAAAAAGAGTGTgaagaatattataaaagaacAGTAAAAAGGGATACCGATGGAAGATTTGAAGTTAAAATACCCTTTAATTCTAATACAAGCCTATTAGGGGACTCAAAACAGCAAGCATATGCGAGACTGCTGCAATTAGAGAAGAAATTTCAAAGCGACAGAAACCTAGAAAAAGAGTACAGCAAATTTATGAAGGAATATGAAGACTTAGGtcacatgaaattgaataaaaccGAAACCATAAATAAGCCAGAATATTACCTTCCTCATCATGCAGTAATAAAAGAGGATAGTATCACAACAAAATGTAGGGCCGTGCTTGACGCTTCCAGTAAAAGTTCAACAGGAATCAGTCTCAATGATATAATGCACTCTGGACCTCGTTTGCAACAAGAtcttacaaatatattaataaattggaggtcGTACAAAATAGCATATACggcagatctagagaaaatgtttaggcaaataaagataGCTGAAGAAGATCAAGTTTACCAGAAGACATTATGGAGACAGTCTGTAAAAGAACCAATAAAGGAGTATCAGTTGTTAACAGTAACATACGGTACGAAGGCAGCGCCATACTTTGCATTAAGAACGATACAGGAATTATGTAATGACGAGAAATTAAAATATCCACTAGCTGCGGAAATTGTTAAACACAACATGTACGTAGACGACGTGTTAGCTGGATCAGAAACGTTAGCTGAAGCTCATCAAGCTCAAACAGAGTTAACAGAAATGTTCAAAAAAGGGGGTTTTGCATTAAGAAAATGGCTTAGTAATAGTCCAGATTTAATGGAAACCATACCGGAGGAACTAAAAAGTATAGATCTCAAAACGTTAGACACAGAAGATATACATAAAACGCTAGGGATCCACTGGTCACCAGTTGAAGATgtaattacatttaaaataaatataaccgaacataaaaaaataacaaagatgcTGGTGTTATcggaaatagcaaaaatatatgaCCCATTAGGATGGATTTCGCCAGTGATAATGCAATCAAAAATATTCATACAAGATTTGTGGACAAAAAGGATAAGTTGGGACAAAGAATTGGATAATTCTGATCAAAAACGATGGATTGAGTATTACCTTCAGCTAGAACACCTCGAAGAGATAGTAATACCTAGGTAATAATCCTACCAATTCagggaaaatagaattgcacggATTTGCTGATGCGTCTACGAAAGGATACGAAGCAGTAATATACACTAGAACATTATGTCCTGAGGTAAAAACAAGCCTTATAGTAGCCAAAACAAAGGTTGCACCAGTTAAAGGTTTAACAACACTGCCGAGGTTAGAATTGTGTGTAGCATTGCTGCTTAGCAGACTCATGAAAAGAACAATTCAAGCGCTAAATCGCAGTGATGTGGAAATATATGCATGGTCTGATTCCACAATTACTCTGGCGTGGATACAAGGACAACCAAATAGATCGAAAACGTTTGTAGCGAACAGAGTAACGGAAATAACAGGCACCATACAACCTGATCGCTGGTTTAAAGTAGATACAAAAGAAACCCCAGCAGACTATTTATCTAGAGGGATAAAAGCAAAAGAATTAGTGAGGATGGACCTATGGTGGAATGGACCAATCTGgctaaaacaaacaaatattaggTTTCCACTACCAGAGAGATTGGATACCGACgaagagaaaaagagaatagAAATAATAGCTAACACAACCGTCAAGATTAGTGACATCTGCGAAAGATTTTCAAATTTGAATAGAATGCAACGAGTACTATCTCACTGCATTatatttgcagacaaatgcaaaAAAGAGAGGTAGAACATGAACAACTCACCCCTCAAGAATTAGAAAATACCTTGCAAAGACTAAGAAAGAATACTCAAGAATTATATTATGCAGAAGCGCCAAAGAGTGGAAAACCACTTAACGGGAAGATTAAACTTACTACCCTATGTGGATAACCATGGCATATTACGGGTTACAGGGAGACTTCAAAACTCAGAGTTAACATATGATGAAAAGCATCCCGTAATAATACCTCACAAAAGCAAATTAAGTAAACTAATAATACAACATTGCCATACAAAAACGTTGCATGGAGGCCTACAACAAACTCTGCACTACATAAAGAAAAGATTTTGGATCACGCACGGAAAAAGAATAGTGCGAGAAGAAATAAACACTTGTGTCAAATGTTAAAGGAAACAAGGCCGAAGCGGGTCAACAATTAATGGGAAGTTTACCAAGAGCGAGGGTAAACCAAGCTCATCCATTTGCAAATGGAAATTGATGGAAATTGATATCCAGCAGTTTGCAGCTTGTGTTATGCAGAACTTTGGCGAAGACATCGCTGCAACAGAAATGGAAGTCATTGAGTTTcaaaatgatttagccttaaaatcgTTAGTCTCAAGTACTGAATGTATCTGGCCTATTGTAAGTAAAGACAAATATTCAGTTCTATGCCGTATTGCCTTGAAAGTGAAAGCATTATTCAGTGTGCCTATTTGTGTGAATcttcttttttccaatatgaagtttattaagaacaaatatcgcaatcgacttatagatgaacatttggataattgtattcgaatggctgcatcaaattatactgcaaaaattaaaaaaattatcgatgagtctgagtgtcagccttctcattgaacgtgcttttttatttttcaatgtttatgtttatgatagtgcgttacttttttgttgttattattaactatttttaaatcatacgtgacatgccgttgtggctggataaaagtttgtgtttatttttcaaataccttcgtttgataggtaggaatgtagctatgaacaagtacgtactagtaatattagttattttgttattagtttattattagtacctatgtattatgtattaccagttaaacagtaaaataaatacatataataataGATTAACTGTGGATGATTTCATTTACGTTGCGTTACGTGGCTTCCGTGTGGGTAGCTCGctgtttattccaaaattaacaaagtagctcAACACATTGAAGATGTTGGCGACCACTGTTCTAATAGAATACCTGCGGGAACACTttacaacaatatttttaacaaaatatggtgtgtacaaaaatattattcagcAAAAGAGTGAGAATTTTAAACTTAATAcgagaaaattaaacatattgacaaataatattgcatgttttaaataatgtagaaataaattaacaatatgacaaacttagaatgatatctcgtatgttactatatattcattaataacgctaaaattagttttactttataatttttattaacccccggtataattactaataaaagttTTCATACATCATAATAATTCCtcgaaatattatattataaagaaaatgtgTAGTTTGCTATCTGACGTCACCGGATGTAATTGAATTCCAATCGCTATTTTCGTTCCCACATCGAGAAGTTCGCAATATAATACCCGGTGCACGTGTGTACACACAGGCTTCAGCTTGCAATTCTCGATAATTTCCAGTCGAGCAACGTCATACCAGCCTgcctatttaatgaacgaatacATTTTTATACTCGCAGTGTGCAGTTAACCTTTGTGATAGCGTGTTCGTTTGGTGTTTGTGCTACAAATAAAGATTAAAAAGtgagtactattttatatattttagagggctcgaatttgattttttacaccatcattctaagtttgtcatattgttaatttatttctacattatttaaaacatgcaatattatttgtcaatatgtttaattttctcgTATTACGTTTAAAATTCTCACTCTTgctgaataatatttttgtacacaccatattttctaaaaaatattgttGTAAAGTGTTCCCGCAGGTATTCTATTATAGtaaattcatttaacagaaaagtaGCGGTCAACAAATGCATGCACATAACACGCGAAACCCGATGTTTATATaattgtacagggttgtattaagattctagcaGCCTATACCATCTgaatttgaaatgaattaatttatatttttaggattactgttaatagtaatcaatgattaatctttcaaagaagtatacttaaataatatttttgtaaactgtcattcacacatcattagttaattgtggtattaaccaaaaggcaaaaaatagacagttgtttttatacattttacgctttaagaccaatatttggaaataagtaataatattatcattaatgatatagaaagagacctcttcttgtgtaaaagttCGGGAAAATACTTATGCATAATTATAGGGTAGATAGActtatacatttaacattacattaacattaataaataaaatttattaagtcgacgtttcgatatcgatttaacatttatttgtgtcagcagaaacgaatgtatatttagaagaattgtAACATCACTATTTTTGACTTTGATGCCGGTTATGTCGAAGATGGTTCGAAATATCAAAATGCCGCTTTCAGATTTTGATTTAGGAGAAAAAACTATATATGAATCCATCGATAGATCGTCCCCAAAGTATTGCATAGGCGACAACGCACAAACGAACATACTTTGCGGATGTAAAACGAAactttttctttgaaaatgatgaaaaaaactttttactattacatataagtaatatcGAATTACGAAAAATAAGTACTGGAAAAGTACATAGGTACAATGAGGAAAATGggttacagtttttcatttttaaaatattccattttgtttatgtaatttcgaattatttcgtatcttttatttatcattgctactcatttccacatcaaaagctagatccaccttcaaccggatgggggccttcttcaagagccacaacctctctcttggtataaaagtacgaatgctgcgatgctacgtcttctctgttctttttatggtgttgaatcgtggaccttgaacgaagatatgtgcagaaaattggaagcatttgagatgtggctatatcggagaatacttaaaatcccgtggacttaccgagtcaccaatgagaaggtcctcagaagaatgaagaagaaccgagaggtactgaccaccatcaaatctcgaaagttacagtactttggacacattatgcgaaatgaatccagatatacccttctacaagccatcctgctaggaaaaatatttggacaacgggttccaggaagaagaacgtcctggttgaagaacctcagaacctggttcaacacaacatctatgcagcttttccgcgctgtggGAGATAAGgtgaagattgccatgatgatcgccaacattcgtcaccgataggcacatcaagaagaagagaaCTCATTTCCACACCACCATAGAGGTAGAGTGATAATGGTGCGTTTTTTTTATGTGGTTTCCCCGGTAGGCCTAATCCACAAATACTTAAACTTAGTgcaaaatattattctgagaaacTTGATGTACTATCATCGTCAGGGTTTATTATAATTGAATCTACTCTGGCTTCTACTAAATTATCTAACTCCCACATTTTTGGTTCCACCTTTTGGGTAACATGCTGTAcacaatttttccatttttgcgGAGTTATGGTGGATAGAGCttcatcaaataaatttttcatgTCGGCAAacttaaaagttgtatttttagctgctacataattttttatatctGCCCATATCAGTTCTATGGGATTCAACTCACAGTGATATGGTGGCAatcttaaaacaattttattttgacttttcgcCATTTCGTCGATGACGTATTTATCATACTGTTTTTTATGTTGATTAACAAGTGCTAAAAGTTGCACTTTGAGAAGTGAGTCGTCAAAGGGGATGCTTTTTAGATGTAGCCATTCTTGGATATCCGCTTTTCTAGAAGATGTGGTGGGGATCTTTTCAGATTTTCTGGAATGATACgacgcattgtccattacaatcaCAGAATTTGCTTCCAATTTGGGTAACGTTTTTTCAAACCAACTCTCAAAACCTTTTCCatccatttcctcatggtaatctCCACTTTTCTTTGATTCAAAACTCCATAGAGCGTCAACAACAAATCCGTCTTCGCTGCCTATGTGACAAATAATCAGTCGCTTTCCTTTACctaaaaattcaaatattatttatcaatttcaatgttcaacaaaaaatattacctgaTGGATTTTTCAGGCCTGTCGAGAGTCCATCCAAAAATGCTTGTCTTGACGAGGTGACTGACTTATCAATCCATGTTTTTGATTTAGTATGACCAGCGTTAATCCAAgtctcatctaaataatatattttacgattgcCATTCCTATGATCTTTTATCTGCCTTAAAAATTCTCTTCTCCAGATTACAAGGTCATCTCTGTCTGTAAGCATACTGTTCCGGCcacgtttttcaaatttgaattgaagttttttcaaaagCTTGTAAAACGTAGTACGTTTGAAATCAGGTAGATTGGGGTCGTCGTTGACCTGTTGTAGAACTCTATCTATCGTGggaatttcatttctaaaaaagaaTTGATGCACTATTCTTCTTATCGCTACCTTGTCAAAATCATCTACAGATTCGAGTTTGCCTTTACGAGTGGTACATTTTTTTGGTGCAACTAATGTGTGTGTAGTTTTATATTCTCTAATAACTTTAAACACAGAACTATCCGATACTCCAACTTTATCGGCTACTCTTTTCTCAACAGCGGACAATATTAACGCCGGATTTTCTTGTAACTCGTGCTTATACAcgtttacaattatttctttaaCGTCTACGCTTAAATGGCCTTTTTTAGATCTCTTTTTGGAGGGAGTTAAAGGTATGTTTGCGAGTTCATCGGCAGAATCCGTGTCCGACATATTAATCTTTATTTTCAAGGTGTTACAGAAGCGACcgatttcgaggcttacaatatttgcctcatcctcagacaaagcaaagagtttgttttgttaaaaaacaataatatagatatcggcaataagaagttttccacttacatccagggtactgtctgtcttcatcttttcctttaTGACACTATCTATTGTAGTgaggtgatatgttgatcatAATATATGTTGTAAATACCATactgcgcaatagttggacaaattaataaacatggaaacttgcaccaagttgctattatcagtttttcatacgtttattaatgtttaataaactttatttattgtGTTTATTCTTTAAAAAGGCAATTTTAATCCCTAGCTAAGTGTCCATAGCCCGTGACTATGGCCACCGACAGAGAACCTTACTCCCTTAGGTCATTCCAAGCGACGGATAGAGCGGTTAACATGCCTTCTCCCTCTCCAGAAGGAGATGGGAGTTATACAAGTTACCGACACTGCTGTCGCTGAGGTTGATCTACGGGAGGCTGTGGATCACCACCAGTCGCTCTGTCCGCTGAGGCAGACGATCGGAGAAGTCTCTGTGTGTCCATATTAACTACAACAAAATGATAAACAGAGGGAAAAGGAAGAACAAGAAAATCAGAAGAcggttttctttatttattaaaagtcgACGCGTCGGGGTCAGTTCGACAAGGATTTCCCTATACTGAGTGTATATCGACGGTCTTCTCTGGACGACGTGTGCGACCAAGCTATATGGATGGATGCACGCCTCGTGCTTGCACGGAGTCAGCCACTTATAATACGAGTTATTTTAGTTTGGATCTCGGAGATAGAGATATCTCGGGGACCGTCTTAATAACCGTATAAAATGGTATCTGACTCGCTATTCAAGCTTGTTGAGGACGTGCTTGTTGCTAAGCTGATAAGGCAGAGCAGAAAACGCGAACTAACCTCAAGCACGCCGCGTGAGAGGACCTGAGAGGTACCTAAAACAAAAGGGTCAGAATATGGGAAATAATAGATGTTAACATAAAATAGTAAGTAGGTAAAAATGaaagtaaaaattaatgaatgtTCTGAAAGAGAGAATAACAGTGGGTTATCAATAAATATAcgcacaaatatatatatatatatatatatatatatatatatatatatatatatatatatatatatatatatatatatatatatatatatatatatatatatatatatataagtacaaCTAGGATAAGATAATAAGCTGTAAGAGAGAATAATATTAGTAAAAAAGCGATAGGCCGCAAAGGAAATGGCAATACATAAAATATCTGTGGCAACGAAGTTGCAACAAAGCAATTACACACAAATAAGTAGCAAATACCAATATAAAATAGCAATATCGAAATAACACAAATACAAGTATCAAACGTAACCTAAAAAGTAATAGATTTGGTAAAATAAGATATACAGTATAAGACACAATAAAATGGAAATATCGCTGTAAGAAAAGGAATAAAATAAAACCAACTAATATTCGGAAGAATATTAGACTATTACCAAGCAGGAACAGTGATGCAGAAGGGAAGTCTAATTCCCTTCCAGTGGTAGGAGTATAAGAGAAACTAGTTATTTAACGTGGTAAGGTATTCCCCAACCAGAGGTCTTAGCT includes:
- the LOC140433769 gene encoding uncharacterized protein, whose amino-acid sequence is MKALIDQGSQSSFITEQAATGLGIKRKAVYAQISGIGNEDQRTSEWSVILNLEAHFENEFEMKVEALILRKITKNLTEKKIQMKERNHRNLVLADPNFNKTGSIDILLGGKEYSLMYCSRSNKRWFAHPKYKIGLDNARDSTRRHLGGGGELEEVDQSNALLVEEKECEEYYKRTVKRDTDGRFEVKIPFNSNTSLLGDSKQQAYARLLQLEKKFQSDRNLEKEYSKFMKEYEDLGHMKLNKTETINKPEYYLPHHAVIKEDSITTKCRAVLDASSKSSTGISLNDIMHSGPRLQQDLTNILINWRSYKIAYTADLEKMFRQIKIAEEDQVYQKTLWRQSVKEPIKEYQLLTVTYGTKAAPYFALRTIQELCNDEKLKYPLAAEIVKHNMYVDDVLAGSETLAEAHQAQTELTEMFKKGGFALRKWLSNSPDLMETIPEELKRKIELHGFADASTKGYEAVIYTRTLCPEVKTSLIVAKTKVAPVKGLTTLPRLELCVALLLSRLMKRTIQALNRSDVEIYAWSDSTITLAWIQGQPNRSKTFVANRVTEITGTIQPDRWFKVDTKETPADYLSRGIKAKELVRMDLWWNGPIWLKQTNIRFPLPERLDTDEEKKRIEIIANTTVKISDICERFSNLNRMQRVLSHCIIFADKCKKER
- the LOC140433770 gene encoding uncharacterized protein, which gives rise to MSDTDSADELANIPLTPSKKRSKKGHLSVDVKEIIVNVYKHELQENPALILSAVEKRVADKVGVSDSSVFKVIREYKTTHTLVAPKKCTTRKGKLESVDDFDKVAIRRIVHQFFFRNEIPTIDRVLQQVNDDPNLPDFKRTTFYKLLKKLQFKFEKRGRNSMLTDRDDLVIWRREFLRQIKDHRNGNRKIYYLDETWINAGHTKSKTWIDKSVTSSRQAFLDGLSTGLKNPSGKGKRLIICHIGSEDGFVVDALWSFESKKSGDYHEEMDGKGFESWFEKTLPKLEANSVIVMDNASYHSRKSEKIPTTSSRKADIQEWLHLKSIPFDDSLLKVQLLALVNQHKKQYDKYVIDEMAKSQNKIVLRLPPYHCELNPIELIWADIKNYVAAKNTTFKFADMKNLFDEALSTITPQKWKNCVQHVTQKVEPKMWELDNLVEARVDSIIINPDDDSTSSFSE